A single genomic interval of Gimesia chilikensis harbors:
- a CDS encoding rhamnogalacturonan acetylesterase: protein MKITRSPVVLLLIFLIHIPVSTRSSLEAAEPALRIMLIGDSTVSDYHKRPKDKPDLTGWGQVFGEYFNDDVTILNRALSGRSSSSFIREGRWKDALEEKADYLFIQFGHNDCPGKGDRETDPATTYQDYLKKYIDEARAAGMQPVLVTPMTRRVFENGKIRTILRPYAEAMLKVGREKNVPVIDLHQKSVTLFNQLGNAGSAYFSPSKDDRTHFSGKGAREIARLVVEEIPAKVPSLKPYLKQPAP from the coding sequence ATGAAAATCACCAGATCCCCTGTCGTACTGCTCCTGATCTTTCTCATCCACATTCCGGTCTCCACCAGAAGCAGCCTTGAAGCCGCTGAACCAGCCCTCCGCATCATGCTGATCGGCGATTCAACAGTCTCAGATTATCATAAACGTCCCAAAGACAAACCAGACCTCACCGGCTGGGGACAGGTCTTCGGCGAATATTTCAACGATGATGTGACCATTCTGAACCGGGCTCTCTCCGGTCGCAGTTCCAGCAGCTTCATTCGCGAAGGACGCTGGAAAGATGCACTCGAAGAAAAAGCGGATTACCTCTTCATCCAGTTCGGCCACAACGACTGTCCCGGCAAAGGTGATCGTGAAACTGATCCCGCAACGACCTATCAGGACTATCTCAAAAAATATATCGATGAAGCCCGCGCCGCAGGCATGCAGCCGGTGCTGGTTACTCCCATGACACGTCGCGTATTTGAAAACGGAAAGATCAGAACCATTCTCCGTCCTTACGCCGAAGCCATGCTCAAAGTTGGTCGAGAAAAAAATGTGCCCGTCATCGACCTGCACCAGAAAAGCGTCACCCTGTTCAACCAGTTGGGAAATGCAGGCAGTGCATACTTCAGCCCCAGCAAGGATGACCGCACTCATTTCTCAGGGAAAGGCGCGAGAGAGATCGCCCGGCTTGTTGTGGAAGAGATTCCAGCCAAAGTCCCCAGCCTGAAACCATACCTCAAGCAGCCGGCTCCCTGA
- a CDS encoding PVC-type heme-binding CxxCH protein, with protein MLNRASLKSICTLSAFVLFCGLTFFSLSGEEKDPKKQQAASPEDHPLILFMIGEEGYKTAESLPAFAKAHLQPLGFRTQFIFPDKDDPNSFSDLKAIKEADLLFLSVRRKTLPAAQMKLIQDYLNAGKPLVAVRTSSHGFALSKGKPAKGYVEWKDFDKEVLGGEYAGDFGNKTPTDVTTQLRAEQDPIMATVRNKYFRSEGSMYKSINLKSSTKTLLRGLSNVEGQPVQMPVAWTNNYKKSRVFYTSLGHPGDFEINTFTHTLVNAIYWCLKKEPPQVDVAGKISRDRFKQDLAGNEQVDKVMKSFKGRGEVGDESDPTPPAEAVKLFQVQQDFEMETIAAEPEVMQPLYMSFDHRGRMWVVQYLQYPFPAGLKVVKYDQYLRAVFDKVPQAPPNHVKGADKISVLEDTDGDGTFDKIKDVITGLNIVSAVTVGKGGIWVLNPPYLLFYPDANGDDIPDGDPEVHLSGFGLEDTHSVANSIKWGPDGWLYGANGSTSTGTVSSEVTKRLHFKGQMIWRYHPETKIFEIFAEGGGNTFSLEIDSKGRVFSGTNNGGTRGMHYAQGGYAKKNWGKHGPLTNPYAFGYYEHMRHKGYQERFSQTFSIYEGGIFPPKYNGAVFAANSLHNRVMASNLIPDTSTYRTEDMPPIVLTQDRWFRPVDIKVGPDGCIYLADWYDSRLTHVDPRDNWHKTSGRIYRLKPKNFEPVKPFDLSKQTNAELIETMGHSNKWFRQKAVQVIGERGDQSMVPALLKIAKSDNDDRALEALWALNQLGAFDEELALELLGHRDQHIRRWTIRLLGDRHQASKQLTKSLVELAQTEPYAEVRSQLASSAKRFPAESGLAITEVLLQREEDQEDLHIPLLLWWSLESKATSDREAVLKLFSKPEFWQVKMVQDVILERIMQRYAMAGGDENYAMCAKLLKLAPSDQHKEKLMVGMLEAFRGQKITNLPEDLSKGLAEYQKSLGETDLALALRLGDKEATSRALKIIADKNADRPTRLTYIEILGQLKTKAAIGPLTSILSLTGSDTHSLKRVALQALMNFENPSIGKSILARYHSTLLDEHDVRGTAQRVLASRKAWSKQFLNEVDAWRIKANTIPLDVVQQMALHDDPDIKASIKKHWGKVRGSTPAEKQDEMQRVARLVKAGGGQFSSGKVLFNKTCAVCHTLYGEGGKAGPKLTGYERDNLDFMLLAVVDPSAAIREEFTNFLIVTDDGRTVTGLIDEQTTKTITLRDVKGQTVLINKDEIEILKALDLSLMPDGLTKNLSDQEVKDLFSYIMSRTPNGGK; from the coding sequence ATGCTGAATCGAGCCTCTCTGAAGTCTATCTGTACCTTGAGTGCCTTCGTGCTGTTTTGTGGACTGACCTTTTTCTCCCTCTCAGGTGAAGAGAAAGATCCGAAAAAACAGCAGGCTGCCAGTCCTGAAGATCATCCGCTGATTCTGTTTATGATCGGGGAAGAGGGTTACAAGACAGCCGAGAGTCTGCCCGCATTCGCTAAAGCACACCTGCAGCCACTCGGATTTCGCACGCAGTTCATCTTTCCGGACAAGGACGATCCGAACTCCTTTTCCGACCTGAAAGCGATCAAAGAGGCCGACCTGCTGTTTTTGAGTGTCCGCCGCAAAACTCTGCCGGCTGCTCAGATGAAACTCATTCAGGATTACCTGAATGCTGGTAAGCCACTGGTCGCCGTTCGTACTTCAAGTCATGGGTTTGCGTTGAGTAAAGGAAAACCGGCCAAGGGATATGTGGAATGGAAAGATTTTGACAAGGAAGTTTTGGGGGGCGAATACGCGGGTGACTTCGGCAATAAAACTCCGACTGATGTCACCACCCAGTTGCGGGCCGAGCAGGACCCGATTATGGCGACCGTCCGTAATAAATACTTCCGCAGCGAAGGTTCCATGTATAAGAGCATCAACCTGAAAAGCTCAACCAAGACTCTGTTGCGGGGACTTTCAAACGTGGAAGGACAGCCGGTACAGATGCCGGTCGCCTGGACGAACAATTATAAGAAGTCACGCGTTTTTTATACCTCGCTGGGACACCCCGGCGATTTTGAAATCAATACATTTACACACACGCTGGTTAATGCAATCTACTGGTGTTTGAAAAAAGAACCGCCACAGGTTGATGTAGCAGGCAAGATCAGCCGTGACCGGTTCAAGCAGGATCTGGCCGGAAACGAGCAGGTCGACAAGGTCATGAAATCGTTCAAAGGGCGTGGGGAAGTCGGTGATGAATCGGATCCCACCCCACCCGCCGAAGCGGTGAAACTGTTTCAGGTTCAGCAGGATTTTGAAATGGAAACCATCGCCGCGGAACCCGAAGTGATGCAGCCGCTGTATATGAGCTTTGACCATCGGGGGCGAATGTGGGTTGTGCAATACCTGCAGTATCCGTTCCCTGCGGGCTTGAAAGTCGTCAAGTACGATCAATATCTGCGAGCAGTCTTCGATAAAGTTCCCCAGGCACCGCCGAATCATGTGAAGGGGGCTGATAAAATTTCGGTGCTGGAAGACACGGATGGAGATGGCACCTTCGACAAAATCAAAGATGTAATTACCGGTCTGAATATCGTTTCCGCTGTTACGGTGGGCAAAGGGGGCATCTGGGTTTTGAATCCTCCCTATCTGCTCTTCTATCCTGATGCGAATGGCGATGATATTCCAGACGGCGATCCCGAAGTGCATCTCTCGGGTTTCGGCCTGGAAGATACCCACTCGGTAGCGAACAGCATCAAGTGGGGACCCGATGGCTGGTTGTACGGCGCCAACGGAAGTACTTCTACGGGAACAGTGAGTTCAGAAGTCACGAAGCGACTGCACTTCAAAGGCCAGATGATCTGGCGTTATCACCCCGAAACGAAAATCTTCGAAATCTTCGCAGAAGGGGGCGGAAATACCTTCAGCCTGGAAATCGATTCCAAGGGACGTGTCTTCTCGGGTACCAATAACGGCGGAACCCGCGGTATGCATTATGCCCAGGGAGGCTATGCCAAGAAGAACTGGGGCAAGCATGGTCCGCTGACGAACCCGTATGCCTTCGGCTATTACGAACATATGCGACACAAAGGCTACCAGGAGCGTTTCAGTCAGACTTTCTCGATCTATGAAGGGGGAATTTTTCCGCCTAAATATAATGGAGCGGTCTTTGCGGCCAATTCACTGCATAACCGCGTGATGGCCAGCAACCTGATTCCGGATACATCTACGTATCGAACCGAAGACATGCCGCCGATTGTGCTCACACAGGATCGCTGGTTCCGACCGGTGGATATCAAAGTCGGCCCCGATGGCTGCATCTACCTGGCGGACTGGTACGACAGCCGCCTGACACACGTGGATCCTCGCGACAACTGGCACAAAACCAGCGGCCGGATCTATCGTCTCAAACCGAAAAACTTTGAACCAGTGAAACCCTTCGATCTGTCTAAGCAGACCAATGCCGAACTGATCGAAACCATGGGACACTCGAATAAGTGGTTCCGGCAGAAAGCCGTGCAGGTGATCGGCGAACGGGGTGACCAGTCGATGGTGCCAGCCCTGTTGAAGATTGCCAAAAGCGACAACGACGATCGGGCTCTGGAAGCATTATGGGCCTTGAATCAACTCGGCGCGTTCGATGAAGAACTCGCCCTGGAACTGCTGGGACACCGCGATCAGCACATACGTCGCTGGACGATTCGTCTGCTCGGCGATCGGCATCAGGCATCGAAACAGCTGACGAAATCATTGGTGGAACTGGCGCAGACCGAGCCTTATGCTGAGGTGCGGTCGCAGCTGGCATCGTCAGCCAAACGCTTCCCCGCGGAATCGGGACTGGCGATTACCGAAGTCCTGCTGCAGCGTGAAGAAGATCAGGAAGACCTGCATATTCCACTGTTGCTCTGGTGGTCACTGGAGAGCAAAGCGACTTCGGATCGGGAAGCCGTCCTGAAGCTGTTTTCCAAACCCGAGTTCTGGCAGGTCAAGATGGTCCAGGATGTGATTCTGGAACGGATCATGCAGCGGTACGCGATGGCGGGCGGCGATGAGAATTATGCGATGTGTGCCAAACTGCTTAAGCTGGCTCCCTCCGATCAGCACAAGGAAAAACTGATGGTGGGGATGCTGGAAGCCTTCCGCGGTCAGAAGATTACGAACCTGCCTGAAGACCTCAGTAAAGGTCTGGCGGAGTACCAGAAGAGCCTGGGTGAAACCGATCTCGCGTTGGCGCTGCGACTGGGTGATAAGGAAGCGACCAGTCGCGCCTTGAAAATCATCGCAGACAAAAATGCAGACCGACCGACACGGTTAACCTACATCGAGATTCTGGGACAGCTGAAAACGAAAGCGGCTATCGGTCCGCTGACATCGATTCTGTCACTGACCGGTTCCGATACCCATTCGCTCAAGCGGGTGGCGTTGCAGGCGTTGATGAACTTTGAGAATCCGAGTATCGGCAAGAGCATTCTGGCCCGCTATCACAGTACGCTGCTGGACGAGCATGATGTACGGGGTACCGCGCAACGTGTGCTGGCCAGCCGTAAAGCATGGAGCAAACAGTTCCTGAATGAAGTGGATGCCTGGCGCATCAAGGCGAACACGATTCCGCTGGATGTGGTACAGCAGATGGCATTGCACGACGATCCCGACATCAAAGCCAGCATTAAGAAACACTGGGGTAAGGTTCGCGGCAGCACTCCAGCAGAAAAACAGGATGAAATGCAGCGGGTGGCGCGTCTGGTGAAAGCCGGTGGCGGGCAGTTTTCTTCGGGCAAAGTACTGTTCAACAAGACGTGTGCGGTCTGCCATACCCTGTATGGTGAAGGGGGTAAAGCCGGTCCCAAGCTGACGGGCTACGAACGGGATAACCTGGACTTCATGCTGCTGGCGGTCGTCGATCCGAGTGCCGCGATCCGCGAGGAGTTTACGAACTTCCTGATTGTGACCGACGACGGACGCACCGTAACCGGTCTGATCGACGAACAGACGACAAAGACAATCACCCTGCGTGACGTCAAAGGGCAGACAGTGCTGATCAACAAGGACGAGATCGAGATCCTGAAGGCCCTCGATCTCTCCCTGATGCCGGACGGTCTGACTAAGAACCTGAGCGATCAGGAAGTCAAAGACCTGTTTTCCTATATTATGAGCCGCACTCCCAACGGAGGAAAATAG
- a CDS encoding STN domain-containing protein: MTVYKRRNIRCAALAILVGSMFVSGWSISLALGDKKPCRLVTSSADKNIAKKTTLKQSFYPALTAREENLEAALQAETEANFPEIPLDEVMTYFSELHNVPVVIQAQDLGAIGLTPAEPIDTSLKNITFENALEQILDPLNLTYVVDRDMILITSQAKAAATFKTRVYPVGDLCQTDDDYQALIAAIQKANLGTWERSGKTSRAMNSVQNKKGTANSDKDNGFFNIQGSVIVEVASPLPGGASGGKHNPGSTHPNYTGTISAVPHSKSLVISQTYHTHKAIVELLTQLRKSRADQRGN, from the coding sequence ATGACAGTTTATAAGCGACGCAACATCCGATGCGCCGCACTGGCAATACTCGTCGGTAGCATGTTCGTTTCCGGCTGGTCGATCAGCCTGGCCCTGGGAGATAAAAAACCATGCAGGCTGGTAACCAGTTCAGCCGATAAGAACATCGCTAAAAAAACGACTCTGAAACAATCGTTTTACCCCGCATTGACGGCACGCGAGGAAAACCTGGAGGCGGCACTGCAGGCAGAGACAGAAGCGAATTTCCCGGAGATTCCCCTGGATGAAGTCATGACCTATTTCAGTGAACTCCACAATGTTCCTGTTGTCATCCAGGCCCAGGACCTGGGAGCAATTGGATTAACGCCCGCAGAGCCCATTGACACTAGTCTCAAAAACATCACCTTCGAAAATGCATTGGAACAGATTCTGGACCCCCTCAATCTGACCTACGTCGTCGATCGGGATATGATCCTGATCACTTCGCAAGCCAAAGCTGCCGCAACCTTCAAAACACGCGTTTATCCCGTGGGTGATCTCTGTCAAACCGATGATGATTACCAGGCCCTGATTGCCGCCATTCAGAAAGCAAATCTTGGAACCTGGGAACGGAGTGGTAAAACATCACGAGCGATGAACTCGGTTCAGAACAAAAAAGGAACTGCCAACTCTGATAAAGATAACGGATTTTTCAACATCCAGGGGAGCGTCATCGTAGAAGTCGCCAGCCCGCTGCCCGGTGGTGCCTCAGGGGGAAAACACAATCCCGGCAGTACGCATCCGAACTACACGGGTACTATTTCGGCGGTGCCTCATTCGAAATCTCTGGTCATCAGCCAGACGTACCATACTCACAAGGCAATCGTAGAACTGTTAACCCAACTCCGGAAATCCCGGGCTGATCAAAGAGGTAACTAG
- a CDS encoding STN domain-containing protein, translated as MLQTGKRRMTWTLLGLLAGGLLVTAQAEDKQQTKARQAKKPAPPAVASDLVTATAQTVPTKQIFFPPLTKFEKEFQEKLNETVAAEFVDAALSDVITFYQDSTGINFVIFANDLGEDGLTTDEPVNISVENVSLKTALDLILDPIGLTYVLDRDVVKITTRTKAEEMLKTRVYPVGDLCQTPIDYLMLESVIKNTSVGRWRTLKSEVTPSQQAGGGFGGGGGMGGGAGGGFFQVSDQNGMNAVLGASLYHDDDGGTISIVPQSKALVICQTYHAHNAIVELLTQLREARDVN; from the coding sequence ATGTTACAAACTGGAAAACGCAGAATGACCTGGACGCTGCTGGGACTCCTTGCAGGCGGATTATTAGTTACAGCCCAGGCTGAAGACAAACAGCAGACCAAAGCCAGGCAGGCTAAAAAACCGGCTCCGCCGGCGGTTGCCTCCGATTTAGTGACAGCAACAGCACAAACGGTCCCGACAAAACAGATCTTTTTCCCCCCTCTCACAAAGTTCGAAAAGGAATTTCAGGAAAAGCTCAATGAAACGGTCGCTGCGGAATTCGTCGATGCCGCTTTGAGCGATGTCATCACGTTTTACCAGGATTCTACGGGCATCAACTTTGTGATTTTTGCAAACGATCTGGGAGAAGATGGACTGACGACCGATGAGCCGGTCAACATCTCTGTCGAGAATGTCTCACTCAAAACAGCCCTCGACCTGATTCTGGACCCGATAGGACTCACGTACGTCCTCGATCGGGATGTGGTCAAAATTACAACCCGGACTAAAGCTGAAGAGATGTTAAAAACACGTGTCTACCCGGTAGGTGATTTATGTCAGACCCCTATCGATTACCTGATGCTGGAATCGGTCATCAAAAACACCAGTGTGGGCAGATGGCGGACGCTGAAAAGTGAAGTCACCCCCAGTCAGCAGGCGGGAGGTGGATTCGGAGGCGGTGGTGGTATGGGAGGCGGCGCAGGTGGCGGTTTCTTCCAGGTTTCCGATCAAAATGGCATGAACGCAGTGCTGGGAGCCAGTCTGTACCACGATGACGATGGCGGAACCATTTCGATCGTGCCGCAAAGCAAAGCCCTGGTTATCTGCCAGACTTACCACGCTCACAATGCAATCGTGGAACTGTTGACCCAACTCCGGGAAGCCCGTGATGTGAATTGA
- a CDS encoding cellulase family glycosylhydrolase, producing the protein MTAESQQRFVPWGFNYDHDRKSRLLEDYWDKEWEEIEADFAEMKALGANVVRIHIQFGKFMSAPDQPREAALKKLGDLVKLAEQTGLYLDLTGLGCYHKQDVPGWYDALSDERRWEAQTHFWSAVAKRCAGSPAIFCYDLMNEPVVHGGKKKGTDWLGPGFAGKHFVQRITLSPDERTRPEIAAAWIKTLAQAIREQDSKHLITVGMVPWSLERKGLQSGFVPEKVSAHLDFICVHLYPEKGKVDEAIETLKGFDIGKPLVIEETFPLKSSPEEFERFMLESRKYAEGWIGFYWGQSLQEYQQGTTISDAIMARWLEFFKQNGPRFKETQ; encoded by the coding sequence GTGACCGCAGAGTCTCAGCAACGCTTCGTTCCCTGGGGCTTCAATTACGATCACGATCGGAAAAGCCGCCTGCTGGAAGATTACTGGGACAAAGAGTGGGAGGAGATTGAAGCCGACTTTGCCGAGATGAAAGCGCTCGGGGCGAATGTAGTACGGATTCACATTCAGTTCGGCAAGTTTATGTCGGCCCCCGATCAGCCACGCGAAGCGGCCCTCAAGAAACTGGGTGATCTCGTGAAGCTCGCGGAGCAGACAGGACTCTATCTCGATCTGACTGGCCTGGGCTGTTATCACAAACAGGATGTTCCCGGCTGGTACGATGCACTCAGTGATGAACGCCGCTGGGAAGCTCAGACACATTTCTGGTCAGCAGTCGCGAAGCGGTGTGCGGGGAGTCCGGCCATTTTCTGTTACGATCTGATGAATGAACCCGTGGTGCACGGCGGAAAGAAAAAAGGGACCGACTGGCTGGGACCCGGGTTTGCAGGCAAGCATTTCGTGCAGCGGATTACGCTCAGCCCGGATGAGCGGACGCGTCCGGAGATTGCGGCAGCCTGGATCAAAACGCTCGCGCAAGCAATTCGCGAACAGGATTCAAAGCACCTGATCACGGTCGGCATGGTTCCGTGGAGTCTGGAACGAAAAGGGCTGCAGTCTGGTTTTGTGCCTGAGAAAGTGAGCGCGCATCTGGATTTCATCTGTGTACACCTCTATCCTGAGAAAGGCAAAGTGGACGAGGCGATCGAGACGCTCAAAGGCTTCGATATCGGTAAACCACTGGTGATTGAAGAAACGTTTCCGCTGAAGAGTTCCCCCGAGGAATTTGAACGGTTTATGCTCGAGTCGCGGAAATATGCGGAGGGCTGGATCGGCTTTTATTGGGGTCAGAGCCTGCAGGAATACCAGCAGGGGACCACGATAAGTGATGCCATCATGGCCCGCTGGCTGGAGTTCTTCAAGCAGAATGGTCCCCGATTCAAAGAGACGCAGTGA
- a CDS encoding MBL fold metallo-hydrolase, whose product MLPRREVFPHVIEINYQARQRLGCCVYLVFNDQNEWLLIDIGYEDTVSEIIEMIRQMDFPLANCKYLIATHADVDHIQGLSKAKELLPNAQVVAHPSAAKPLEEGDRISTYAEISAQGISIDMPACKVDREVNEGDVIDLGGDIKLEVWHTPGHTDGQLAFRFGDLLFSGDNIYRDGCVGHIDAHHGSDIPDFIASLERIRDCDAKWLLPSHGPIFRNKRELLQSTIDRLNTYLHMADFGTCAIDWPLQDEWDEELLKGFDPETAE is encoded by the coding sequence ATGTTGCCCCGACGCGAAGTATTTCCCCACGTGATCGAAATCAATTATCAGGCCAGACAGCGTTTGGGGTGTTGTGTCTATCTGGTATTCAACGACCAGAATGAGTGGTTACTGATCGATATCGGTTACGAAGATACCGTTTCCGAAATCATCGAAATGATCCGGCAGATGGATTTCCCGCTGGCAAACTGCAAATATCTGATTGCCACCCACGCAGATGTCGACCACATTCAGGGGTTGAGTAAAGCGAAAGAACTCCTGCCCAATGCCCAGGTCGTCGCGCATCCCAGTGCAGCCAAACCACTGGAAGAAGGGGATCGGATCAGCACTTATGCCGAGATCAGCGCCCAGGGTATTTCTATCGATATGCCTGCTTGCAAGGTTGATCGGGAAGTCAATGAAGGCGATGTGATTGATCTCGGGGGCGACATTAAACTGGAAGTCTGGCACACCCCCGGGCATACCGACGGACAGCTGGCATTCCGGTTTGGCGATCTGCTGTTTTCCGGGGATAACATCTACCGCGATGGCTGTGTCGGTCACATTGACGCCCACCACGGTTCGGATATTCCCGATTTCATCGCGTCCCTGGAACGGATTCGTGACTGCGATGCGAAATGGCTGCTCCCCAGTCACGGTCCTATTTTCCGCAATAAACGGGAACTGCTGCAATCGACCATTGATCGTCTGAACACATATCTGCACATGGCAGACTTCGGCACCTGTGCGATCGACTGGCCATTACAGGACGAGTGGGACGAAGAACTGCTCAAAGGCTTTGACCCGGAAACAGCCGAATAA
- a CDS encoding sialidase family protein, with protein MKIRSLLCLVLSLLTIGPVSLTADDTKPLTYEVDLRTVREGFDGKTCWVQARAGAIPQSGEFPATVVLTMQKLLLTGSDVFYALNEMRTTDGKNWIGPIKHETLARRRLSDTREIAICDFTPGWHAKTKKLLGTGHSVRYENNKVMHVRKRSVAYSVYNQQDHTWSDWTTMSMPDEPRFENCGAGSAQRWDRKDGTILLPVYFKPKHEKQFSTTVVLCDFDGEKLTYKKHGSTHTVPVKRGLYEPSITKFQQKYYLTMRNDDKGYVSVSDDGLNYSEPVVWKFDDGEELGNYNTQQHWVTHSDGLFLVYTRRGANNDHVFRHRAPLFMAEVDPATLRVNRSTERIIVPEKGARMGNFAVVKISPSETWVVVAEWMQPIGIEKYGSNNRVYTSRIKWSRPSKTE; from the coding sequence ATGAAAATTCGCAGCCTGCTCTGTCTTGTATTAAGCCTGTTGACTATCGGCCCGGTGTCACTTACCGCAGACGACACTAAACCACTCACTTATGAAGTCGACCTGAGAACTGTGCGGGAAGGCTTTGATGGTAAGACCTGCTGGGTACAGGCCCGTGCGGGTGCGATTCCCCAGTCGGGCGAATTTCCGGCAACTGTTGTCCTCACCATGCAGAAGCTGCTCCTGACCGGTTCGGACGTGTTCTATGCCCTGAATGAAATGCGGACCACTGATGGCAAAAACTGGATTGGCCCCATCAAACACGAGACCCTGGCCCGTCGCCGGCTGTCTGACACGCGTGAGATCGCCATCTGCGATTTTACTCCCGGCTGGCACGCGAAGACCAAAAAACTGTTAGGGACCGGACACTCGGTCCGCTACGAAAACAATAAAGTCATGCACGTCCGCAAGCGAAGTGTCGCTTACTCGGTTTACAACCAACAGGACCATACCTGGTCTGACTGGACAACGATGAGCATGCCCGATGAACCGCGTTTTGAAAACTGCGGTGCCGGCTCCGCACAGCGCTGGGACCGTAAGGATGGCACGATCCTGCTCCCCGTTTACTTCAAACCGAAACACGAAAAACAATTCAGTACTACTGTTGTTCTCTGTGACTTTGATGGCGAGAAACTGACTTACAAAAAGCATGGCAGTACACATACGGTGCCGGTGAAGCGGGGCCTGTATGAGCCGTCCATCACGAAATTCCAGCAGAAGTATTACCTGACAATGCGGAATGATGACAAAGGTTACGTCTCCGTCAGTGATGATGGCCTGAACTATTCAGAGCCGGTCGTCTGGAAATTTGATGATGGCGAGGAACTGGGCAACTACAACACGCAGCAGCACTGGGTCACGCACAGCGACGGGCTCTTTCTGGTCTACACCCGTCGCGGTGCGAACAACGATCATGTCTTCCGGCACCGGGCGCCCCTGTTCATGGCAGAAGTCGATCCCGCAACACTCCGTGTCAATCGGAGTACCGAACGGATCATCGTCCCTGAAAAAGGAGCCCGCATGGGCAACTTCGCCGTCGTCAAGATCAGCCCCTCTGAGACCTGGGTCGTTGTTGCCGAGTGGATGCAGCCGATCGGCATCGAAAAATATGGCAGCAACAACCGGGTCTACACATCCCGGATCAAATGGTCTCGACCATCTAAAACGGAATAA